One genomic segment of Cryptococcus neoformans var. neoformans JEC21 chromosome 8 sequence includes these proteins:
- a CDS encoding ubiquitin-protein ligase, putative, protein MAPSHSHPAHYRRPPSPLPDLGAPLFSLAPSASASASSRTARPHGDTDSVQDVAEMSLESLTLSPPTTATTITTTVAPPTPTTPTSSSTAAATHPVATGGTAAEYPETAAAGIATGAVFTGIGINPPTPAPSPGPHIRGFDDSDTHIREHLEQLLYHGDTTTDPHGQNLDHVQVQAKPHAKPQAQGKTLPHEPYPSPSPAPTPTPTPQTVLSQYTSLPPLLRSKFLNLLIPHLALHEALSLSRKIEPLLRRDFLRELPWEVALHVLSFVDDPQTLARAAQVSRYWNTLLQDETTWRDLLARHHHRHRYASGGGIGISGRDPPQHARATSREGMEGMTGKEEEEKGWDVGSGLGPPADPNAATSTNTNTNTNTSSRRGGSTSSSQAGTSKQRSKTRDNALGTGSGTKQACCIKRVTPFGLEKRVLNLSSGLTGLPPPISPFSPSPSPFPSPSPSSQHSYKTRVKLAYLTETNWLTAGVLLAKHLSADDSVVTTLSFDETWIVVGMANSKIHVFSAFNGGWKRSLEGRAAHTQGVWAMVLVSPPPRTATATQTATANQMQMQEQDMKRMRGTRGMGWYGAQASASTSTSTSPNGWFGINPPSSYPHPQTQTQTQTQSETQENETPYQHGRENQSRGQDQGGNENEDEDENEGSNLCGSVRGWQGLKTSLVVSGGCDKQVKVWDVETGQCIHSLPGHTSTIRCIKVLPHRPIAVSGSRDYTLRVWDIQRGRCLHTLRGHTKSVRCVEIWGNMAVSGSYDNTAKLWNLDTGECLQTFTGHYSQIYSIAFNGSLVITGSLDSTVRVWSPTTGECLALLQGHTALVGQLQLSGSKLVTGGSDGRVIIFDLSSMSCIHRLCAHDNSVTCLQFDKRFIVSGGNDGRVKLWDVKTGGFVRELTKPCDAVWRTSFRGERIVVLCQREGRTCLEVVSFRPGEGERRGKGI, encoded by the exons ATGGCACCCAGCCACTCCCACCCCGCCCACTACCGCCGTCCGCCATCGCCGCTCCCCGATCTGGGTgcccctctcttctccctcgcccCGTCCGCGTCGGCGTCTGCGTCGTCTCGCACTGCGCGGCCACACGGGGACACCGACAGCGTACAAGACGTAGCCGAGATGTCACTCGAAAGCCTAACCCTCTCGCCGCCGACCACAGCAACAACCATCACCACGACAGTAGCGCCGCCGACGCCGACGACGCCCACATCTAGTAGTACAGCGGCGGCCACACATCCCGTCGCAACAGGAGGCACAGCTGCAGAGTATCCAGAGACGGCGGCTGCTGGAATCGCAACAGGCGCAGTGTTCACGGGAATAGGTATCAACCCTCCTACACCGGCACCGAGTCCCGGCCCGCATATCCGTGGATTTGACGATAGTGATACCCATATACGAGAGCATCTCGAACAACTGCTTTATCACGGTGATACAACCACCGATCCCCACGGCCAAAACCTCGATCATGTGCAAGTGCAAGCAAAACCGCATGCAAAACCGCAAGCGCAAGGTAAAACCCTACCCCATGAGCCGTACccctcaccatctccagcaCCAACACCAACGCCAACGCCACAAACCGTCCTATCCCAATACACCTCCCTCCCACCCCTCCTTCGCTCCAAATTCCTAAACCTCCTTATCCCCCATCTAGCACTGCATGAAGCGCTCTCCCTTTCGCGCAAGATTGAACCGCTTTTGAGAAGGGACTTTTTGAGAGAGTTGCCGTGGGAGGTGGCGTTGCATGTCTTGAGCTTT GTAGACGATCCTCAAACACTCGCTCGAGCGGCGCAAGTCTCAAGATACTGGAATACACTCTTACAAGACGAGACGACATGGCGCGATCTACTGGCTagacatcatcatcggcatCGGTATGcgagtggtggtgggaTTGGGATTTCGGGTCGGGACCCGCCGCAGCATGCTCGGGCGACGTCCAGAGAGGGAATGGAAGGGATGACGGGtaaagaggaggaagaaaaggggtGGGATGTGGGTTCGGGATTAGGACCGCCTGCTGATCCAAACGCCGCCACCAgcaccaacaccaacaccaacaccaacaccagcagcagacgGGGAGGATCTACCTCCTCAAGTCAAGCGGGGACAAGCAAACAACGGTCAAAAACGCGAGACAACGCTTTGGGAACCGGAAGCGGGACCAAGCAAGCATGCTGCATCAAGCGTGTCACCCCGTTCGGTCTCGAAAAACGCGTTCTCAACCTCTCTAGCGGTCTCACCggtctccctcctcccatctcccccttctccccctccccctcccccttcccctccccttccccttcctctcaacACTCTTACAAAACCCGCGTCAAACTCGCCTATCTCACCGAAACAAACTGGCTCACCGCCGGCGTCCTCCTCGCCAAACACCTCTCCGCCGACGACTCGGTCGTCACCACGCTGAGCTTTGACGAAACCTGGATAGTGGTAGGCATGGCGAATAGCAAGATACATGTGTTTAGCGCGTTTAATGGcgggtggaagaggagtttGGAAGGGAGGGCGGCGCATACGCAGGGTGTTTGGGCGATGGTGCTGGTCTCCCCACCGCCGCGAACGGCAACGGCAACGCAAACGGCAACGGCAAATCAGATGCAGATGCAGGAGCAGGATATGAAGCGGATGAGGGGAACGAGAGGGATGGGGTGGTATGGCGCCCAGGCATCGGCATCGACGTCGACGTCGACATCACCAAACGGTTGGTTCGGCATCAACCCCCCATCCAGTTATCCACAcccccaaacccaaacccaaacccaaacccaaagcGAGACACAAGAGAACGAGACGCCGTACCAGCATGGCCGCGAGAATCAAAGCAGAGGCCAAGACCAAGGTGGAAatgaaaatgaagatgaagacgagaatGAGGGAAGCAATTTATGCGGTAGCGTAAGAGGGTGGCAGGGGTTGAAAACGAGTTTGGTAGTCTCGGGCGGTTGTGATAAGCAAGTCAAAGTATGGGATGTCGAAACCGG CCAATGCATCCACTCCCTCCCCGGCCATACCTCCACCATCCGCTGTATCAAAGTCCTCCCCCACCGGCCTATCGCCGTCTCCGGCTCCCGCGACTACACTCTCCGCGTATGGGATATCCAGCGGGGGCGATGTCTGCATACTCTGAGAGGCCATACGAAGAGCGTGAGGTGTGTAGAGATTTGGGGGAATATGGCTGTTTCGGGGAGTTATGATAATACCGCCAAG TTGTGGAACCTCGATACAGGCGAATGCCTCCAAACATTCACCGGCCACTACTCCCAAATCTACTCCATCGCATTCAACGGTTCCCTCGTCATCACCGGCTCCCTCGACTCCACCGTCAGGGTCTGGTCCCCGACCACTGGCGAATgcctcgccctcctccaaGGCCACACCGCCCTCGTCGGCCAACTCCAACTGTCCGGCTCGAAACTCGTGACCGGCGGTTCTGACGGCCGGGTCATCATATTCGACCTCTCCTCCATGTCCTGCATCCACCGTCTGTGTGCGCACGATAACAGCGTGACGTGTTTACAGTTTGATAAGCGGTTCATCGTCTCCGGCGGGAACGATGGGAGGGTGAAGCTGTGGGATGTGAAGACGGGCGGGTTTGTGAGGGAGCTGACGAAACCTTGTGATGCGGTGTGGAGGACGAGTTTCAGAGGCGAGAGGATTGTGGTGCTTTGTCAGAGAGAGGGGAGGACCTGTTTGGAGGTGGTCAGTTTTAGACCgggagagggggagagaagggggaaggggatATGA
- a CDS encoding glycogenin glucosyltransferase, putative: protein MSLPNAFVTLLTTSSYLPGALVLLHALQDLHPAPRDFQIVALVTPETVDAATIGELRRAGYDLVIGVEPIGSGKAGQVGLELMGRPDLNFALTKLHLFRLAPFFSTLIYLDADILPLRPISHLFTSTAPHVFSACPDTGWPDCFNSGFMVIRPRESDWDGLKGMLKDGEGEDGLYREAGNGSFDGADQGLLNEWFSEEGGGGDWNRLSFTYNVTPSAAYTWAPAYKRFGHKISNVHFIGPNKPWTSLPGRPAGVSNVKGKENSYDYLSLIDRWFAVYDKHVRPASALDPDISRRFAVPQTIAAWDSHANRARAAATVLSEDKLELSELKAATERGVNAFKPGQYTSLPLEGRVDLIMPKPKPVPRAAISQLAAASTVAPSVSPSALTPPPADAVPAPAPAPVLTQTEQQTAQPFVWDAQRSSPPASAPPEMSVPHTYYRNAWEAPLSQQSSYYAHPESHQPQAEHKEPEYPTLPKEVTGDSWYARFATSTPDKRAVSAVFPWEEKTGSHGYGHGSRPKPERVFPKGEEPLPPLVQQLIHPLQPPSISIQYATPTDSYQSQHPSHATGMGMAGQAQAPKSPSPPPRHVSMVEAMASYKNVWDDIPQIGKYVDIMSGKTGGRSVRGLSTRGHGHGQGHIQGHSQGQKQSQAQSHERNVSLQSLQSVPGTPRTQYSTFGKSPRLTNARDLERRGSLEQPEDSADGDDENSTSASEEEGGKGGEGKSSKPYKGNRKYRDRWAQTDRVKTVDETVQTQTHAGEEMAGGGLKMWGLPHASAHGRKSSKEIPFPSGSGNGRAGGGGQREAQTQHQSTYYEYQQQHPHSQQPRQGSTASPSQKPELNARLPDYSFDFKGATSHAQGIAQAQAQAQSQAQGQGANSNLNAQHRHKPSGSFSTIYGGRGRVWDPNTDVEVRRRDSQEVLARFMQGNLGRG, encoded by the exons ATGTCTCTTCCCAACGCCTTCGTCACACTTCTAACGACGTCCTCGTATCTCCCCGGAGCCCTCGTGCTTCTCCATGCCCTCCAGGATCTTCACCCAGCGCCGCGGGACTTTCAGATTGTAGCCCTCGTGACTCCAGAGACGGTCGATGCTGCTACTATCGGCGAACTACGAAGGGCAGGGTATGATTTGGTGATTGGCGTGGAACCTATTGGCAGTGGGAAAGCCGGTCAAGTCGGGTTAGAGCTCATGG GCCGACCGGATTTGAATTTTGCATTAACAAagcttcatctcttccgccTCGCCCCGTTCTTCTCTACTCTTATCTACCTCGATGCGGACATCCTCCCCCTCCGACCCATTTCGCACCTGTTCACCTCGACCGCCCCCCATGTGTTTTCTGCATGCCCTGATACTGGCTGGCCAGACTGTTTCAACTCTGGATTCATGGTCATCCGTCCTAGAGAGAGCGATTGGGATGGGCTTAAAGGGATGTTgaaagatggtgaaggggaagatgggCTATATAGAGAAGCAGGGAATGGGAGCTTTGATGGTGCTGACCAAGGGTTGTTGAATGAGTGGTTcagtgaagaaggtggtggCGGGGACTGGAACAGACTGTCCTTCAC ATACAATGTTACCCCCTCTGCGGCGTATACCTGGGCCCCAGCGTATAAACGTTTCGGCCACAAGATCAGCAATGTCCATTTTATTGGACCTAATAAACCGTGGACGAGCCTACCCGGAAGACCGGCCGGTGTGTCAAATgtcaaaggaaaagagaactCTTACGACT ACTTGTCTCTTATAGACCGGTGGTTTGCAGTGTACGACAAACATGTCCGCCCAGCTTCCGCTCTCGACCCCGACATCTCAAGGCGTTTTGCTGTCCCACAAACCATAGCTGCTTGGGATTCCCATGCGAACCGAGCAAGAGCAGCTGCCACTGTCCTGTCTGAAGACAAACTTGAACTGTCCGAGCTCAAAGCTGCCACTGAAAGGGGCGTGAATGCTTTCAAACCGGGACAGTACACTTCCCTTCCGCTCGAAGGACGAGTAGATCTGATCATGCCCAAACCTAAGCCCGTACCTAGAGCTGCCATCTCCCAACTGGCTGCCGCAAGTACGGTAGCGCCATCCGTTAGCCCCTCAGCTCTTACTCCGCCTCCCGCAGATGCGGTCCCAGCCCCTGCGCCTGCTCCTGTCCTGACTCAGACAGAGCAACAGACCGCCCAACCTTTTGTCTGGGACGCCCAACGTTCCTCCCCACCAGCAAGCGCTCCACCGGAAATGTCCGTCCCCCACACATACTACCGCAACGCATGGGAagctcccctttcccaacaATCATCCTATTACGCCCACCCCGAGTCTCACCAACCCCAGGCTGAACACAAAGAACCAGAGTATCCTACATTGCCAAAGGAAGTGACGGGGGATAGTTGGTATGCGAGGTTTGCGACGAGCACGCCGGATAAGCGTGCAGTAAGTGCAGTTTTCCCgtgggaagagaaaacCGGCAGCCATGGGTATGGACATGGGTCCAGACCGAAACCGGAGAGGGTGTTCCCGAAAGGAGAGGAACCGCTACCCCCTCTTGTGCAGCAGTTGATCCATCCTTTGCAACCGCCGTCCATCTCGATACAGTACGCCACTCCTACCGACTCTTACCAATCCCAGCATCCCTCTCACGCAACGGGGATGGGAATGGCAGGACAAGCACAAGCACCGAAAAGTCCTTCCCCGCCACCAAGACACGTGTCCATGGTAGAAGCTATGGCATCGTATAAGAATGTGTGGGATGATATTCCGCAGATAGGGAAGTATGTGGATATCATGAGCGGGAAGACTGGTGGAAGATCTGTCAGAGGTTTGTCTACCCGTGGACACGGACATGGGCAAGGTCATATTCAAGGTCATAGTCAAGGGCAAAAGCAGTCACAGGCGCAAAGCCATGAGAGGAACGTCTCTCTCCAGTCCCTTCAGTCTGTCCCGGGTACACCCCGTACTCAATATTCCACTTTCGGTAAATCCCCGCGGCTTACTAATGCGAGGGATCTagaaagacgaggaagtTTGGAGCAACCTGAAGATTCCGCtgatggggatgatgaaaacTCTACTTCGGCctcggaagaggaaggtggaaAAGGCGGGGAAGGAAAATCGTCGAAGCCGTATAAGGGCAATAGGAAATATAGAGATCGGTGGGCACAGACGGATAGAGTGAAGACGGTTGATGAGACAGTCCAGACGCAGACGCATGCtggggaagagatggcTGGCGGAGGGTTGAAAATGTGGGGGCTGCCTCATGCTTCTGCCCATGGACGGAAGAGCAGCAAGGAGATTCCTTTCCCCAGTGGAAGTGGGAATGGAAGAgcaggagggggagggcAGCGAGAAGCTCAGACTCAACACCAATCGACTTATTACGAGtaccaacaacaacacccCCACTCCCAGCAGCCTCGACAAGGGAGTACGGCAAGCCCGAGCCAGAAACCCGAGTTAAACGCTCGTCTTCCGGATTATTCGTTTGATTTCAAGGGGGCTACTTCCCATGCGCAAGGGATTGCCCAAGCACAGGCACAAGCCCAAAGTCAGGCTCAAGGACAGGGGGCCAACTCCAACCTGAACGCACAGCATAGGCACAAGCCGAGCGGATCATTCTCGACCATTTATGGTGGTCGAGGGAGGGTTTGGGATCCGAACACGGATGTGGAGGTAAGGAGACGGGATAGTCAAGAGGTCCTGGCGAGATTTATGCAAGGCAACTtggggagaggatga
- a CDS encoding metallochaperone, putative, whose amino-acid sequence MPHPDLSIPLLPDADDLPLPHPHYTWPEAGPSSPRAAGFLGNVDAEYAYTHRRRPPGETTGDARGRIRERQGNGQAGEDERDGDGDTGTDPSKAGLFGAKAIAAMTGAMATSLLMTPFDVLKTRLQTVPPHLHPSSVAAALPPSASTVSPGSASAAAAAAADCCQTTYSGAGTSIKPEHPLVCTHSSSVSIPSTKTGMDISSIRPSPSPSPSPPLASSSSLSSGASTSTSASVNALRPPSGCLNPSKWAGIWGEPIPSGVPGGAGGVLVLREGPGVALGSLHLGGAGGAGGSSSIGVKSLLSSMKSSTGAVSAGIGSTATGAGGFWKEMATVRAESGIRGLWKGVGTAITMGIPSSAIYMLGYEYLSTIISPYFLDSSKPVYTTPASTSSIPEPESFGEVDTVVFESLSTLSSASATSTAATTATTRTLTASLTPAPLIAGSLARTLSATVISPIEMFRTRLQALPIPGRPSPTYTSVTKDMYRLVQSRGPIILYRGLGPTLWRDVPFSGIYWASFELLKTSLTSPDSPLPFSPLSTTLDLGPIPISFFSGFVSGTFAALLTQPFDVLKTRRQVFNPTPGCVTDRQGGMIRVAGTVSLVRHVVKTEGWRALYAGTSARCGKVAPACGLMIACYEGVGRLLGGE is encoded by the exons ATGCCGCACCCAGACCTCTCCATCCCGCTCTTGCCAGACGCAGACGACCTTCCCCTCCCACATCCGCACTATACCTGGCCAGAGGCGGGCCCGAGTAGTCCCCGCGCCGCCGGCTTCTTGGGCAACGTGGACGCCGAGTATGCGTATACCCACCGCCGCCGTCCTCCAGGCGAGACAACAGGCGACGCGAGGGGCAGAATACGGGAGAGACAGGGAAATGGACAGGCgggtgaggatgagcgGGATGGAGATGGCGATACGGGTACGGATCCATCGAAAGCGGGGCTATTTGGAGCGAAAGCCATAGCGGCGATGACGGGCGCGATGGCGACTTCCTTACTCA TGACACCGTTCGACGTCCTCAAGACCCGGCTTCAGACCGTCCCTCCTCATTTACACCCATCTTCCGTTGCTGCCGCTTTACCACCCTCCGCGTCTACTGTAAGCCCAGGCAGTGCTAGTGCAGCTGCGGCTGCAGCTGCAGATTGCTGCCAAACGACATACTCGGGAGCGGGGACGAGTATAAAACCGGAACATCCTCTCGTTTGCACCCACTCGTCATCCGTCTCTATCCCTTCTACTAAAACCGGTATGGatatctcttccatccgtccttctccttcgccttctccttccccgcCTCTagcctcgtcctcatcccTATCCTCAGGAGCTAGCACCAGCACTAGCGCCAGCGTGAACGCACTTCGCCCCCCGAGCGGATGTCTGAACCCTTCTAAATGGGCCGGTATATGGGGTGAACCCATCCCGTCTGGTGTCCCAGGCGGAGCAGGAGGCGTCTTGGTCCTCCGAGAAGGACCAGGAGTCGCCCTCGGTAGTTTACATCTGGGCGGAGCTGGCGGTGCCGGTGGATCTTCCAGTATCGGGGTAAAGAGTTTGTTGAGCTCGATGAAAAGTTCAACGGGCGCGGTCTCTGCAGGGATAGGAAGCACAGCGACGGGGGCAGGAGGGttttggaaagagatggcTACTGTGAGAGCTGAGAGCGGGATAAGAGGTTTATGGAAAGGTGTGGGGACTGCCAT AACAATGGGGATACCTTCCTCGGCGATATACATGCTCGGCTACGAATATTTATCTACCATCATCTCACCTTATTTCCTCGATTCTTCCAAGCCCGTCTACACCACGCCAGCATCTACGTCTTCTATACCAGAACCGGAATCGTTTGGCGAGGTCGATACGGTGGTATTCGAATCTCTCTCTACGCtatcatcagcatcagcaACATCCACAGCGGCAACGACAGCAACGACGAGGACATTGACGGCAAGTTTGACACCCGCCCCGCTTATAGCGGGCAGTCTCGCCCGCACGTTATCTGCCACCGTCATCAGTCCCATCGAAATGTTCCGTACCcgtcttcaagctcttcctATCC CCGGAAGACCTTCTCCCACTTACACATCCGTCACCAAAGACATGTACCGCCTCGTCCAATCCAGAGGCCCCATCATCCTCTACCGCGGCCTCGGTCCCACTCTCTGGCGAGACGTCCCTTTCTCCGGTATATACTGGGCCTCATTCGAACTCTTGAAAACATCCCTGACCTCTCCCGATTCaccccttcccttctcccccttATCCACCACCCTCGACCTCGGACCTATCCCGatctcattcttctccgGCTTCGTGTCCGGCACGTTTGCCGCCCTCTTGACGCAACCGTTTGACGTGCTGAAAACGAGGAGACAGGTGTTCAACCCCACCCCGGGCTGTGTCACGGACAGGCAGGGGGGGATGATTAGGGTGGCGGGCACGGTCAGTCTGGTGAGGCATGTCGTGAAGACGGAGGGGTGGCGGGCGCTGTATGCGGGGACGAGCGCGAGGTGTGGGAAAGTGGCGCCGGCGTGTGGGTTGATGATTGCGTGTTATGAAGGGGTGGGCAGGTTGTTGGGTGGGGAGTAG
- a CDS encoding microtubule binding protein, putative has translation MSRFVRPSKYRHVYGSKSKVNYENVKISGSAWDTDLVAAGGKYLSVNWQASGGGAFAILPLFSPTSPPQPAGFPTKLPDIVPLARGHTAPVLDTAWNPFDDNIVASAGEDGKIFIWKVEDSAFEGWGEDHWEPEDFNPALKLSAAGRKVGQVIFHPTSSNLLTAASGDHLVRLWDISSGADEPKLVLKGHGDSIQSIAWNSIGTTLATTCRDKKLRLFDPRAGSDAVRITDGHAGVKGSRIVWLGDRDRIATTGFSRMSDRQVSLWDTSSLKNLDTQSIDSSAGVLMPFYAEGNDVLFLAGKGDGNIRYYEFEGDQLYFLNEYKTSDPQRGMTLLPRRALDTQEHEIARAYKLSGGCVEPLSFIVPRKSESFQSDIFPPANSAEPAQTAADWFTGKDVRPNVVDLETGGVSASKEAVPTPTSSAPAPAPAHVSAPSSTPSPTPAPAKEEPKPATVHTPSPPATSTPIPAPAAADVPIAVKKEIDTVPEITAKGLEIEQPEEPSEDEQEDKGPVEKVQDSLKSLTVGKEEPKTENNSVVAPSNTLLVKKLSPFATLPTRGSSLSAGYDLYSAEETVVPARGKALIDSGLSIAVPEGTYGRVAPRSGLASKHSIDTGAGVIDADYRGPVKVLLFNYSDADFTIQKGDRIAQLILEKIVMAPISEVEDLDTTARGSGGFGSTGGFGKAVKDVAGSLI, from the exons ATGTCCAGATTCGTCAGGCCT TCCAAATACCGCCACGTCTACGGATCCAAATCCAAGGTCAACTACGAGAATGTCAAAATCAGTGGTTCAGCATGGGACACTGACCTTGTAGCTGCTGGTGGGAAGTACCTCTCTGTCAACTGGCAGGCTTCTGGTGGAGGT GCTTTTGCGATCCTCCCACTTTTCTCGCCAACCTCACCTCCTCAACCTGCAGGGTTCCCAACCAAGCTCCCCGATATCGTCCCTCTTGCGCGAGGCCACACCGCGCCCGTGCTCGACACTGCTTGGAATCCTTTTGACGACAACATTGTCGCTTCTGCTGGCGAAGATGGCAAGA TATTCATCTGGAAGGTTGAAGACTCTGCATTTGAAGGATGGGGCGAAGATCACTGGGAACCTGAAGACTTTAACCCCGCGCTCAAACTCAGCGCTGCCGGTCG CAAAGTTGGACAGGTGATTTTCCACCCTACCTcctccaacctcctcaCTGCAGCCTCGGGCGACCACCTCGTTCGCCTTTGGGACATTTCCTCCGGCGCGGACGAGCCCAAGCTCGTGCTCAAGGGACATGGTGACTCTATCCAGAGCATTGCTTGGAACTCTATCGGTACCACATTAGCTACC ACTTGTAGAGACAAGAAACTTAGACTGTTTGATCCTCGAGCGGGCAGCGATGCCGTACGAATCACAGATGGACATGCGGGTGTGAAGGGTTCAAGGATCGTCTGGCTGGGTGACAGGGATAGAATTGCTACCACTGGA TTCAGCAGGATGTCTGACAGACAGGTTTCTTTGTGGGACACGTCCAGCTTGAAGAACCTCGACACCCAATCGATTGACTCTAGCGC TGGTGTCCTTATGCCATTCTATGCTGAGGGCAACGAcgttctcttcctcgccgGTAAAGG TGACGGTAACATCCGATACTACGAATTTGAAGGCGATCAACTCTACTTTTTGAATGAGTACAAGACTTCTGACCCTC AGCGTGGTATGAcccttctccctcgtcGAGCTCTCGACACGCAAGAACATGAGATTGCCCGTGCTTACAAGCTCTCCGGCGGATGCGTCGAGCCCTTGAGCTTCATCGTACCCCGAAAGTCCGAGTCTTTCCAATCCGA TATCTTCCCCCCTGCCAACTCTGCCGAACCTGCCCAAACCGCGGCCGACTGGTTTACAGGTAAGGACGTTAGGCCCAACGTGGTAGACCTCGAGACTGGTGGAGTGAGCGCTTCCAAGGAGGCCGTGCCGACTCCTACTTCTTCGGCCCCTGCCCCAGCTCCCGCCCATGTCTCTGCTCCTTCGTCCACGCCCTCGCCTACCCCTGCCCCTGCCAAGGAAGAACCCAAACCTGCCACTGTACATACGCCTTCCCCTCCTGCCACCTCCACTCCGATTCCCGCCCCAGCAGCCGCCGATGTGCCCATtgcggtgaagaaggaaatcgACACTGTCCCTGAAATTACCGCCAAGGGCCTTGAGATTGAACAACCCGAAGAGCCTAGTGAGGATGAACAGGAGGACAAAGGTCCTGTGGAGAAGGTGCAGGATAGCTTGAAAAGTTTGACTGTCGGCAAGGAGGAGCCTAAAACGGAGAATAACAGCGTTGTTGCT CCCTCAAACACCCTCCTCGTCAAGAAACTTTCACCTTTCGCCACACTCCCCACCCGGggctcttctctttcagCCGGCTACGATCTCTACTCTGCTGAAGAAACGGTTGTGCCCGCAAGAGGCAAGGCTTTGATTGACTCGGGACTTAGTATCGCGGTGCCAGAGGGTACCTATGGGCGAGTGGCCCCTAGGAGTGGACTTG CGAGCAAGCATTCTATCGACACTGGTGCGGGTGTGATCGATGCAGACTATCGAGGACCCGTCAAGGTTCTCTTGTTCAACTACTCTGACGCCGACTTTACGA TCCAAAAGGGCGATAGAATCGCACAGTTAatcttggagaagatcgTGATGGCGCCTATCTCGGAGGTTGAG GACCTCGATACCACAGCTCGTGGATCAGGCGGTTTCGGCTCCACTGGCGGTTTTGGGAAAGCAGTCAAGGACGTTGCGGGGAGCTTGATTTAG